In Flavobacterium piscisymbiosum, the sequence ATGGTGGGATTTGGTTCGTTTCAACAAAACAAGCTTAGTGCCATCAATGACAGCAGGAAAAGAAGTTTTGTTTCCAATTTCTCAAAACACGATCAACTTTAATCCAAAAATTGTTCAAAATCCGCTTAGCAAATAATTAGAATTAAAAATTAGACTGGGAATTCAAAAAGTTCCCGGTCTAATACCAAAATACACAAACAATAAAAAAACATACTCATGAAAATTGAACATTTACAAGGTCTTATTTCTGCTCCTTTCACTCCTTTTGACAGCAACGGAAAATTAGACGTAAGCATGATTCCGCCTTATTATGCATTTCTAAAAAGAAACGGAATCACGGGAGCTTTTATCAACGGATCTACCGGAGAAGGAGTTTCTATCACTTTGGAAGAAAAAAAAGCCGTAGCACAAGCCTGGGCAGATTGCTCAAATCACGATGCCGATTTTAAAGTAATGGTTTTCCTTGGAGGAACTTGTCTTTCTGATTGTATCGATTTAGCCCAACATGCTTACGAAATTGGTTTGTATGCTGTTTCTTTAACCGGAGCTTTTTACTTTAAACCAAACAATGTTGATACACTTGCTGAAATTTGTATTAAAGTTGGAGAAAGCGTTCCGAATATGCCTTTTTATTATTATCACATTCCGGTCTTAACAGGCGTAAATGTTGCGATGTACGATTTGGTTAGGGCTTTAGATAATAAACTTCCAAACTTTGCCGGAGTAAAATACACACACGAAGATTTTATGGATTTCCAGAGTTGTATGAGCTATGAAAACGGAAAATTTGATATGCTTTGGGGACGTGACGAAAATATGTTATCGGCTTTGGTTCTTGGTGCAAAAGGTGCTGTTGGAAGTACTTTCAACTATGCTGCTCCATTGTATTACGATTTAATCGATGCTTTCAATAATAATGATTTAGTTAAAGCGCGTAAACTTCAGCAAAAATCAATTGATATGATTCGTTTCTTAGGTAAATATGGCGGAATCTCTGTAGGGAAAGCGTATATGAAATTGGTTGGTCATGATTTAGGAGAATTTAGATTACCGGTTAAAAACATGAGTGCTGAACAATTTGAATTATTCAAAAAAGATGTTGCAGGTTTAGATTTCGATACTTTCAAATCCAAATAAATCCGTTCGTTTTCTCTAAAACAAACCCATATGAATCAGTCTTTTTCTTCCTTAATCCTTACTATTTTTATTATGTCTGCAACTGTTGGTTTTTCGCAAAAAACAAAAATTACAAATGTCGAATGGAAAAAAGCAGCCCAACTGCAAAATGCTGACGGAAGTCTTTCATTGGGTTTTGCCGGTCCGATAAACGGAGTAAGCAATACTGTTTTGATCGTTGCCGGAGGCGCTAATTTTCCCGATAAAATGCCTTGGGAAGGAGGAAAAAAACATTATTCGAATGAAATTCATGTTTTAGAAAAAACGGGAGATGATTTTCATTGGAACAAAAAAGTAACCAATACATTACCCGAACCCATTGCCTATCCCGGAAATACCACTACAAATAAAGGAATCGTTTACGTAGGCGGCGAAAACGAAAACGGACTTTCGAACAAAGCTTTTATCTTAAATTGGAATGCTGATAAAAATGAAGTAGAAACAAAATCATTACCGGATTTTCCGTTAGCGATTACCAATATTGCACTTACACATTCAGGAAATATTGTGTATGCCATTGGCGGAGATGAAGCAAAACAATCCTCTGATTTAGTTTTTAGTATTGATTTGAATGCCGAAAAACCGGAATGGAAATCGTTGACCAAATTGCCTTTTGCTTTAGCGAATTCAGTTTCAGTAATTCAAAATGATAAAATTTACGTTATTGGCGGAAGAACCAAAATGCCTTCAGGAATAAGCGATTTGCACAACACCACTTTGGCTTTCGATCTAAAAAAACAAACCTGGGAAACAAAAGCCAATATTTGTGACGGAAAAGAAACAACCAATTTTTCGGCAGGCGCCGGAGTTGCTGTAGGAAATGAATCTATTCTAATTCTTGGCGGAGATAACGGAACTACTTTTCATAAAATAGAAACCTTTTTATCTCAAATTGCAAAAGCTAATTCTGAAGAAGAAAAAGCGAAACTTATTGCCGAAAAAAATATTTTAAATACAACACACAAAGGTTTTTACAACGCTATTTTACTGTATAACACACACACCAATAAATGGTCAAAAATAGGCGACTTGCCTTTTCTGGCTCAGGTAACCACAACGGCAGCCATCTGGAATGATAAAATAGTTTTATCGAATGGAGAAATAAAACCCGGAATTCGTACACCGGATGTTATGTTGGGAACCATCAAATAATTAATTCAACAGTTCTAAACCTGACAGGTTTTAAAAACCTGTCAGGTTTAACAAGAATTAAAATAAAATCTGCGCAATCTGCCGAATCTGCGAGAAAAAAAATTAAACACTAATTGCACAAATTATCACAAATTAAAATCATTACAATCTTTTTAATCAGTGGCAAAAAAATTTAAACACATAGAAACATAGGTTCAAAATCAAAGTAAAGGTGATTCTAAAAAAACACATTTTTTTTTCACATAGCCCTATGAGTTTTATTTCAAGTGAAACGCCTTTTCAAGCTATAAAAACTATGTCTCTATGTGTTTAAAAAAATAACCGATTAAACAAAAAATAAGCATATCAAAATATGAAAAACTCTAAATATTATCCGTGGTTAGTCGTAGCGTTACTCTGGATTGTAGCGTTGCTTAACTATATGGATAGACAAATGCTGGCGACCATGAGACCTTCTATGGAAGCTGACATTCCTGAACTGGTATCGGGTGAAAATTTTGGACGTTTAATGGCTATTTTCCTTTGGATTTATGCTTTAATGAGCCCCATTTCAGGTATTATCGCCGATAAATTAAACCGAAAATGGCTGATTATTGGCAGTTTATTTGTTTGGTCTGCGGTTACATATGCCATGGGATATGCCACAAACTACAACCAAATTTACTGGTTACGTGCCATTATGGGCGTGAGTGAAGCCTTGTATATTCCGGCAGGTTTATCTTTAATCGCCGATTATCATCAGCAAAAAACACGTTCGCTTGCCATTGGTATTCACATGACCGGACTTTATGTAGGTTCAGCTTTAGGAGGTTTTGGCGCTACAATTGCTGCAAGATTTTCGTGGCATACTACTTTTCATCATTTTGGAATTATCGGAATTGTTTATTCGATTATTTTGGTTTTCTTTTTATACGAGAAAAAAGTCACAACCAAAGTTTTTGATCCTGAGTTTAATAAAACCCACGAAAAAGATTCCCTTTTCAAAGGCCTGACGCTATTGTTTACCAATATTTCGTTTTGGGTGATTTTATTTTATTTCGCTATTATAAGTTTACCGGGCTGGGCAACAAAAAACTGGCTTCCTACCCTGTTCTCGGACAACTTAAATATTTCAATGGATCAGGCCGGGCCTATAGCCACTATTACAATTTCGGTTTCATCTTTAATAGGCGTTATTTTCGGAGGGATTTTATCTGATAAATGGGTTCAGAAAAATATAAAAGGAAGAGTTTATACCAGCGCCATTGGTCTGAGTTTAACCATTCCCGCCTTAATGCTGATTGGTTTTGGGCATTCGTTATTTCATGTAGTTGGAGCCGTTTTATGTTTTGGTATCGGATACGGAATGTTCGATGCGAATAATATGCCTATCATTTGTCAGTTTGTTTCTTCCAAACATCGGGCAACTGCATATGGTGTCCTTAATATGACTGGTGTTGGCT encodes:
- a CDS encoding dihydrodipicolinate synthase family protein: MKIEHLQGLISAPFTPFDSNGKLDVSMIPPYYAFLKRNGITGAFINGSTGEGVSITLEEKKAVAQAWADCSNHDADFKVMVFLGGTCLSDCIDLAQHAYEIGLYAVSLTGAFYFKPNNVDTLAEICIKVGESVPNMPFYYYHIPVLTGVNVAMYDLVRALDNKLPNFAGVKYTHEDFMDFQSCMSYENGKFDMLWGRDENMLSALVLGAKGAVGSTFNYAAPLYYDLIDAFNNNDLVKARKLQQKSIDMIRFLGKYGGISVGKAYMKLVGHDLGEFRLPVKNMSAEQFELFKKDVAGLDFDTFKSK
- a CDS encoding MFS transporter; this encodes MKNSKYYPWLVVALLWIVALLNYMDRQMLATMRPSMEADIPELVSGENFGRLMAIFLWIYALMSPISGIIADKLNRKWLIIGSLFVWSAVTYAMGYATNYNQIYWLRAIMGVSEALYIPAGLSLIADYHQQKTRSLAIGIHMTGLYVGSALGGFGATIAARFSWHTTFHHFGIIGIVYSIILVFFLYEKKVTTKVFDPEFNKTHEKDSLFKGLTLLFTNISFWVILFYFAIISLPGWATKNWLPTLFSDNLNISMDQAGPIATITISVSSLIGVIFGGILSDKWVQKNIKGRVYTSAIGLSLTIPALMLIGFGHSLFHVVGAVLCFGIGYGMFDANNMPIICQFVSSKHRATAYGVLNMTGVGCGALVTSLLGKSADTGTLGFGFALMAGVVLLALIVQISFLRPKVNDFADA
- a CDS encoding Kelch repeat-containing protein, which produces MNQSFSSLILTIFIMSATVGFSQKTKITNVEWKKAAQLQNADGSLSLGFAGPINGVSNTVLIVAGGANFPDKMPWEGGKKHYSNEIHVLEKTGDDFHWNKKVTNTLPEPIAYPGNTTTNKGIVYVGGENENGLSNKAFILNWNADKNEVETKSLPDFPLAITNIALTHSGNIVYAIGGDEAKQSSDLVFSIDLNAEKPEWKSLTKLPFALANSVSVIQNDKIYVIGGRTKMPSGISDLHNTTLAFDLKKQTWETKANICDGKETTNFSAGAGVAVGNESILILGGDNGTTFHKIETFLSQIAKANSEEEKAKLIAEKNILNTTHKGFYNAILLYNTHTNKWSKIGDLPFLAQVTTTAAIWNDKIVLSNGEIKPGIRTPDVMLGTIK